Below is a window of Candidatus Hydrogenedens sp. DNA.
GCCGATTCGGCTGCTGCGGCTATCACAAAGGTAGATGATGCATTGAAGAGTGTAAATACGCTCCGAAGCAAATTAGGGGCTTATCAGAATCGGTTAGAGTTTACTATTAATACTCTTGCCATTCAAGAAGAAAATGCAGCATCTTCTGAAAGTGCTATTCGCGATGCAGATGTTGCTCAGGAAACCATCCGGTTTACTCGCAATCAAATTCTGGTGAATGCGGGGACCTCTGTGCTTGCACAAGCCAATATTGTTCCCCAGACAGCATTAGCATTGTTGAGATAAAGTAGAGGAGGCGGAGCACTATGGGTATGTCGCATATTGTTGAATTTCAAAATACTGCGGATCTTCCTATGGCTATACGCGGGGAAACCCCGTTACCGGCTCCGCCTCGCATTCCTTCTTCGAAAGGTTCGGGAACAGAAAATCAAGATGTCGTTTTTGAAAAAACTGCTCCCGACGGCGAGGCGGAACAAAGAGCCGAATTGCAACAAGAGACCGTTGGGCAAATTACAACAGAACGAAAAGAAATTCT
It encodes the following:
- a CDS encoding flagellar protein FlaG, which produces MSHIVEFQNTADLPMAIRGETPLPAPPRIPSSKGSGTENQDVVFEKTAPDGEAEQRAELQQETVGQITTERKEILKKLELPITSTRLKVDEENKRIVIQILNSQNQVIRQIPPEEWLKFLSRWQKVQGLFFDEKV